One Idiomarina loihiensis L2TR genomic window carries:
- the nqrM gene encoding (Na+)-NQR maturation NqrM gives MQTFIMVFALFIIVVLAMAVGYIVQRKTISGSCGGIGALGMEKACDCDEPCDKRKDRMRKEQTWKENQIH, from the coding sequence ATGCAAACCTTTATAATGGTATTCGCCTTATTCATCATCGTTGTGCTGGCAATGGCCGTTGGCTATATTGTACAGCGCAAGACAATTTCCGGCAGCTGTGGTGGTATCGGCGCTCTGGGTATGGAAAAAGCCTGTGACTGTGATGAACCATGCGATAAGCGAAAAGATAGAATGAGAAAGGAACAAACCTGGAAAGAAAACCAGATTCATTGA
- a CDS encoding FAD:protein FMN transferase, translating into MMLSKLSIAKIWLALLGLAFLVSCSDSPEKISFSGKTMGTTYSVTVYSKDPRHNKEEIQKKVDIVLKRVNAQMSTYDPESELSQFNQFKSTQPMVISRDLERVVNRGLEIAEETEGALDITVGPLVNLWGFGPQARPEKEPSEEELNAVREKTGYQKLRVENHQLIKDNPELYVDLSTIAKGYGVDRVAHLLDQLRIKQYLVEIGGEVIAKGGKPDEALWRLAIEKPVSTERAVQRVVQFKDGALATSGDYRNYYEEDGKRYSHIIDPVTGAPVQHNLVSTSVYAEDTMSADAYATALFVMGTEKAKSFAKKHNMAVMLIYKTDDGFEEYMSEAFKPLLAEQ; encoded by the coding sequence ATGATGCTATCGAAATTGTCGATTGCTAAAATTTGGCTAGCCCTTCTGGGGCTGGCCTTTTTAGTTTCTTGTTCTGATTCACCTGAGAAAATATCCTTTAGCGGTAAGACTATGGGAACCACCTATAGTGTGACTGTCTACTCTAAGGATCCCAGACACAACAAAGAAGAGATTCAAAAGAAAGTTGATATAGTGCTCAAAAGAGTTAATGCACAAATGTCGACTTATGATCCAGAGTCTGAACTCTCCCAGTTTAATCAGTTTAAAAGTACCCAACCTATGGTTATTAGCCGCGACCTTGAACGGGTAGTTAATCGTGGTCTCGAAATTGCTGAGGAAACGGAAGGTGCTCTGGATATAACCGTTGGTCCCCTGGTGAATCTTTGGGGCTTTGGTCCTCAGGCTAGGCCAGAAAAAGAACCGTCTGAAGAAGAGTTGAATGCGGTTCGTGAAAAAACGGGCTATCAGAAACTACGCGTAGAAAATCATCAATTGATTAAGGATAACCCGGAGCTATACGTCGACCTGTCGACTATTGCCAAAGGCTATGGCGTCGACAGAGTTGCTCATTTATTAGATCAGTTGCGGATAAAGCAGTACTTGGTGGAAATTGGCGGTGAGGTTATTGCAAAAGGCGGCAAACCGGATGAAGCATTATGGCGCCTGGCTATAGAAAAACCGGTTTCAACGGAACGTGCGGTGCAACGTGTTGTCCAATTTAAAGACGGCGCTTTGGCGACATCGGGTGATTACCGGAACTATTATGAAGAAGATGGTAAGCGATATTCGCATATTATTGATCCGGTAACTGGTGCTCCAGTGCAGCATAACTTGGTTTCTACTTCAGTTTATGCTGAGGACACAATGTCTGCCGACGCTTATGCAACTGCATTATTTGTAATGGGAACGGAGAAAGCAAAGTCCTTCGCAAAAAAACACAATATGGCAGTTATGCTCATTTATAAAACCGATGACGGTTTTGAAGAGTATATGAGTGAAGCATTCAAGCCGTTGTTGGCTGAGCAGTAG
- the nqrF gene encoding NADH:ubiquinone reductase (Na(+)-transporting) subunit F: MQEIYLGVGMFTIIVLVLVAIIMFAKSKLVPQGDVEILINDDEDKKIVTQPGTKLLGALANAGIFVSSACGGGGSCGQCRVTVKEGGGDILPTELDHITKREAREGCRLSCQVNVKQDMEIELPEEVFGIRKWDCTVKSNDNVATFIKEFIVQLPEGEEVPFRAGGFIQIEAPPHHVKYKDFDISEEYHGDWDRFGFFDVESKVDEEVVRAYSMANYPEEKGIIMLNVRIATPPPNDLSLPAGKMSSYIFSLKPGDKVTISGPFGEFFAKDTDAEMVFIGGGAGMAPMRSHLFDQMRRIKTDRKVSFWYGARSKKEMFYVEDFDMLAEENENFDWHVALSDPQPEDNWEGDTGFIHNVLYERYLKDHDAPEDCEFYMCGPPVMNAAVINLLKDLGVEDENIMLDDFGG; the protein is encoded by the coding sequence ATGCAAGAGATATATCTCGGTGTAGGGATGTTTACCATCATCGTACTGGTTTTGGTTGCGATTATTATGTTCGCAAAATCAAAGCTGGTACCTCAGGGTGATGTGGAAATCCTGATTAATGACGACGAAGACAAAAAAATCGTGACCCAGCCAGGCACTAAACTTCTGGGCGCGCTTGCTAATGCGGGTATTTTCGTCTCGTCAGCTTGTGGTGGTGGTGGTTCATGTGGCCAGTGTCGTGTCACAGTTAAAGAGGGTGGCGGTGACATATTGCCGACTGAACTTGACCACATTACTAAACGTGAAGCTCGTGAAGGCTGTCGTCTTTCCTGTCAGGTTAACGTTAAACAGGACATGGAAATTGAATTACCAGAAGAAGTTTTTGGTATTCGTAAGTGGGACTGTACGGTTAAGTCGAACGATAACGTAGCAACCTTCATTAAAGAGTTTATTGTTCAGTTACCGGAAGGCGAAGAAGTGCCTTTCCGCGCAGGAGGTTTCATTCAGATTGAAGCTCCACCGCATCACGTTAAATACAAAGACTTTGATATCTCCGAAGAATATCATGGAGATTGGGATCGTTTCGGTTTCTTTGATGTTGAGTCTAAAGTTGACGAAGAGGTTGTACGCGCTTATTCAATGGCTAACTATCCGGAAGAAAAAGGCATTATTATGCTGAACGTCCGTATAGCAACGCCGCCACCTAACGACTTAAGCTTGCCTGCAGGCAAAATGTCATCGTACATTTTCAGTCTGAAGCCAGGCGATAAAGTCACAATTTCAGGTCCATTTGGTGAATTCTTTGCCAAAGACACTGACGCTGAAATGGTCTTTATTGGTGGTGGTGCCGGTATGGCGCCAATGCGTTCTCATTTGTTTGATCAGATGCGTCGTATAAAAACGGATCGTAAAGTATCGTTCTGGTACGGTGCGCGCTCGAAAAAAGAAATGTTCTATGTTGAAGATTTCGACATGCTGGCCGAAGAGAACGAGAACTTTGACTGGCACGTGGCATTATCTGATCCACAACCGGAAGATAATTGGGAAGGCGATACTGGCTTTATTCACAACGTTCTTTATGAGCGTTATCTTAAAGACCACGACGCACCAGAAGATTGTGAGTTCTACATGTGTGGACCACCGGTTATGAACGCGGCAGTTATCAACTTGTTGAAAGACTTAGGCGTTGAAGACGAAAATATCATGTTGGATGACTTTGGTGGTTAA
- the nqrE gene encoding NADH:ubiquinone reductase (Na(+)-transporting) subunit E, whose protein sequence is MENYINLFIRAVFIENLALSFFLGMCTFLAVSKKVKTAFGLGVAVIVVLGISVPVNNLIYHNILAPGALEWAGFPDADLSFLKFLTFIGVIAAIVQILEMALDKYVPALYNALGIFLPLITVNCAIFGGVAFMVERDYNFGESVVFGIGSGVGWALAIVALAAVREKLKYADVPDGLRGLGITFISVGLIGLGFMSFSGVSL, encoded by the coding sequence ATGGAAAACTATATCAACCTGTTCATCCGCGCGGTTTTCATTGAAAACCTGGCATTGTCCTTCTTCTTAGGTATGTGTACGTTTTTGGCTGTATCTAAGAAAGTAAAAACAGCATTTGGTCTGGGTGTCGCGGTTATTGTTGTATTGGGTATTTCGGTACCGGTTAACAACTTAATTTACCACAACATTCTGGCCCCAGGTGCTCTAGAATGGGCTGGCTTCCCGGATGCGGATCTAAGTTTCCTGAAGTTTCTGACCTTTATAGGTGTTATTGCCGCTATTGTGCAGATATTGGAAATGGCATTGGATAAATATGTACCTGCACTTTACAACGCACTGGGTATTTTCCTGCCACTCATTACCGTTAACTGCGCTATTTTTGGTGGCGTAGCTTTCATGGTCGAGCGTGATTACAATTTTGGCGAATCCGTTGTTTTCGGAATTGGTAGTGGTGTTGGCTGGGCTTTAGCTATTGTTGCTTTGGCTGCAGTGCGCGAAAAACTGAAATATGCAGATGTACCTGATGGCCTGCGTGGCTTAGGTATCACATTTATTTCAGTGGGTCTGATTGGTTTGGGCTTTATGTCGTTCTCCGGCGTATCCTTATAA
- a CDS encoding NADH:ubiquinone reductase (Na(+)-transporting) subunit D, producing MANVKEMKSVLFGPIFANNPIALQILGICSALAVTSKMSNTLVMCIALTAVVACSNLFISIIRNHIPSSVRIIVQMTIIASLVIVVDQILKAYAYSISKELSVFVGLIITNCIVMGRAEAYAMKSTPFMSFLDGLGNGLGYSVVLLVVGFIRELFGSGSLFDVQILPLASQGGWFEPVGLLLMPPSAFFIIGGFIWVLRTFRTEQVEPKE from the coding sequence ATGGCTAATGTAAAAGAAATGAAGTCCGTATTATTCGGACCGATATTCGCCAACAACCCCATCGCACTACAGATTCTTGGTATCTGTTCTGCATTGGCTGTAACGTCGAAAATGAGCAACACCTTGGTTATGTGTATTGCACTAACTGCGGTTGTTGCGTGCTCTAACTTATTTATTTCGATTATCCGGAATCATATTCCGTCAAGCGTACGTATTATTGTCCAAATGACAATTATTGCGAGCTTGGTTATTGTCGTTGACCAGATACTAAAAGCTTACGCTTACTCAATTTCTAAAGAGTTGTCAGTGTTCGTTGGCTTAATCATTACTAACTGTATCGTTATGGGGCGCGCAGAAGCTTACGCTATGAAGAGCACTCCGTTTATGTCCTTCCTGGACGGACTGGGTAACGGTTTAGGTTACTCAGTGGTGCTGTTGGTTGTTGGCTTCATTCGTGAACTCTTTGGTTCAGGCAGCTTGTTTGATGTACAGATTTTACCTCTGGCATCACAAGGTGGTTGGTTCGAGCCTGTTGGCTTGTTACTGATGCCACCTAGTGCCTTCTTCATCATTGGCGGGTTTATCTGGGTACTGCGTACCTTCCGCACTGAACAAGTTGAACCTAAGGAGTAA
- a CDS encoding Na(+)-translocating NADH-quinone reductase subunit C translates to MAKKNESLGKTVGVVLALCLVCSIVVSGAAIGLKPMQEKNAALDMQKNVLDAAGILEADTDVVETYKQRIDTMVVSLEDLTVKEDIDPTSFSNRKAASDPERSKKLEKKNDPAGLGTRENLTQIYLVKDESGETTGLVLHVRGQGLWGTMYGLLALEGDFDTVKGVNFYEHSETPGLGGEITNPAWVKTWQGKEVYGEDGNVQFEVVKGGAKGEHEVDALSGATLTSNGVEYLVQFWMGENGYGPLLKKLREGELNNG, encoded by the coding sequence ATGGCTAAGAAAAATGAAAGTTTAGGCAAGACCGTTGGTGTCGTGCTAGCGCTTTGCCTGGTTTGCTCAATTGTTGTTTCTGGTGCTGCTATTGGTTTGAAACCAATGCAGGAAAAGAATGCGGCACTTGATATGCAGAAGAACGTTTTGGATGCTGCCGGTATTCTGGAAGCCGATACCGACGTTGTTGAAACTTACAAGCAACGCATCGATACCATGGTTGTCAGCCTTGAAGATTTAACCGTTAAGGAAGACATTGACCCGACATCTTTTAGCAACCGCAAAGCAGCGAGTGACCCTGAAAGAAGTAAAAAACTTGAGAAAAAGAACGACCCTGCTGGTTTAGGTACCCGCGAAAATTTAACACAGATTTATCTTGTTAAAGATGAAAGCGGCGAAACAACAGGTCTTGTTCTTCATGTTCGTGGCCAGGGGCTATGGGGAACCATGTACGGCTTGCTGGCGTTAGAAGGCGACTTTGACACTGTTAAAGGCGTTAACTTCTACGAGCACTCTGAAACTCCGGGGCTTGGTGGTGAAATCACCAATCCGGCCTGGGTAAAAACTTGGCAAGGTAAAGAAGTTTACGGCGAGGACGGTAACGTCCAGTTTGAAGTGGTAAAAGGCGGCGCCAAAGGCGAGCACGAAGTTGATGCGCTTTCTGGTGCAACTTTGACCAGTAATGGTGTTGAATACCTGGTTCAATTCTGGATGGGCGAAAATGGTTACGGTCCATTACTCAAGAAACTTCGTGAGGGAGAGTTGAACAATGGCTAA
- a CDS encoding NADH:ubiquinone reductase (Na(+)-transporting) subunit B translates to MSLKDTLERIEPQFEEGGKYEKWYALYEAVATILYTPGTVTKSATHVRDRIDLKRIMILVWMMTFPAMFWGMYNVGNQAALALADGYALSDVWQVGLFHLFGGELGADAGWGTKLWYGACFYVPIYAVTFIVGGFWEVLFASIRKHEVNEGFFVTSVLFSLILPATTPLWQVALGITFGVVIGKEIFGGTGRNFLNPALTGRAFLYFAYPASMSGDSIWTAVDGFSGATNLGKAALGEMDYGNTQLWWDAFLGNIQGSVGEVSTLLILIGGLALIYFRIASWRIVLGVFAGMVLFSGLLNLVGSETNPMFAMPWYWHLVLGGFAFAMMFMATDPVSASFTNKGKFAYGLLIGFMTVMIRVINPAFPEGIMLAILFANVFAPLFDHFVAQANIKRRLARNG, encoded by the coding sequence ATGAGCTTGAAAGACACACTCGAGCGTATTGAACCGCAATTTGAAGAAGGCGGTAAATACGAGAAGTGGTACGCGCTTTACGAAGCCGTAGCCACTATTTTGTACACACCAGGTACTGTGACTAAGTCGGCTACGCATGTTCGTGACCGTATCGACCTTAAGCGCATTATGATCCTGGTGTGGATGATGACGTTCCCGGCAATGTTCTGGGGTATGTACAACGTTGGTAACCAGGCTGCTTTGGCTTTGGCTGACGGCTATGCGCTTTCTGACGTCTGGCAGGTTGGATTGTTCCACTTGTTCGGTGGTGAACTTGGAGCCGATGCTGGATGGGGCACGAAACTTTGGTATGGTGCCTGTTTCTACGTACCTATTTATGCGGTTACCTTTATTGTTGGTGGTTTCTGGGAAGTGTTGTTTGCGTCTATTCGTAAGCACGAAGTTAACGAAGGCTTCTTTGTTACTTCGGTTTTATTCTCCCTGATTTTACCGGCGACAACACCATTGTGGCAGGTTGCTTTAGGTATCACTTTCGGCGTCGTTATTGGTAAGGAAATTTTTGGCGGTACTGGCCGCAACTTCCTTAACCCGGCACTAACCGGTCGCGCATTCTTATACTTCGCTTATCCTGCCAGCATGTCAGGTGATTCCATCTGGACTGCCGTCGATGGCTTTTCTGGTGCAACAAACCTAGGTAAAGCGGCTCTGGGTGAAATGGATTATGGGAATACTCAGCTTTGGTGGGACGCCTTCCTTGGTAACATCCAGGGATCAGTAGGCGAAGTCTCAACCTTACTGATTTTGATTGGCGGCTTAGCGTTAATTTATTTCCGTATTGCCTCCTGGCGTATCGTTCTGGGGGTCTTTGCTGGTATGGTTCTGTTCTCCGGACTACTTAACCTTGTTGGTAGCGAGACCAATCCAATGTTCGCAATGCCTTGGTACTGGCACTTAGTATTAGGTGGTTTTGCCTTTGCAATGATGTTTATGGCTACCGACCCGGTATCAGCGTCCTTTACCAATAAAGGGAAGTTTGCGTACGGCTTGTTAATTGGTTTTATGACGGTCATGATTCGTGTCATTAACCCGGCATTCCCGGAAGGCATCATGTTGGCCATCTTATTTGCTAACGTATTTGCACCGTTATTTGACCACTTTGTAGCACAGGCAAATATCAAACGGAGGTTAGCGCGCAATGGCTAA
- a CDS encoding Na(+)-translocating NADH-quinone reductase subunit A produces the protein MITIKKGLDIPIKGAPQQELSDGKAVTTVATLGEEYVGMRPTMHVKEGDQVKKGQLIFEDKKNPGVKYTAPGAGVVKDILRGERRVLQAVVIELKGDEQVTFDKFDSDKLNSLGREKVQDILVESGQWTALRTRPYSKSPALDAEASAIFVNAMDSNPLAGDPTLFINEQKQAFIDGLKVLSNLTEGKLFVCKEGNAEVDTGDADVTLESFSGPHPSGLVGTHIHFLQPASIKRPVWHIGYQDVIAYGKLFTTGEIFTDRVVSVAGEGVKEPRLLRTRLGANLHELTDGELSGDNQRIISGSVLHGHTADDEHAWLGRFHNQVSVIPEGNYKEFLGWIRPGSDLHSVTRAYAGHFNPKKLFSMTTSLNGSSRSMVPIGNYERVMPLDILPTLLLRDLLSGDTDEGQQLGCLELDEEDLALCTYVCPGKYEYGPVLRDCLTKIEKEG, from the coding sequence ATGATTACGATCAAGAAAGGGCTGGACATCCCTATAAAAGGGGCGCCCCAGCAAGAATTATCCGACGGTAAGGCTGTGACGACAGTTGCTACCCTAGGTGAAGAATACGTGGGTATGCGCCCAACCATGCACGTGAAAGAAGGTGACCAGGTTAAGAAAGGTCAGCTGATTTTCGAGGATAAGAAAAACCCTGGTGTCAAGTACACAGCCCCTGGTGCTGGTGTAGTAAAAGACATCCTGCGTGGTGAGCGTCGAGTGTTGCAGGCGGTTGTTATTGAGCTGAAAGGTGACGAGCAAGTTACTTTTGACAAATTTGACAGCGACAAGCTTAACTCATTAGGTCGTGAGAAAGTTCAGGACATTTTGGTTGAGTCTGGTCAATGGACAGCTCTTCGTACCCGTCCTTATAGTAAGTCTCCGGCATTAGATGCAGAAGCCAGCGCGATTTTTGTTAACGCGATGGATTCTAACCCATTAGCTGGTGACCCAACTTTATTTATAAATGAACAGAAACAAGCTTTCATTGATGGTCTGAAGGTTCTTTCTAACCTGACCGAAGGTAAGTTGTTTGTTTGTAAAGAGGGTAATGCTGAAGTGGATACTGGTGACGCAGATGTCACGCTGGAGTCATTTTCAGGCCCTCACCCATCAGGTTTGGTTGGTACTCATATACACTTCCTTCAGCCTGCTAGCATCAAACGCCCGGTATGGCACATAGGTTATCAGGACGTTATAGCTTACGGTAAGTTATTCACTACAGGTGAAATCTTTACTGACCGCGTTGTCTCCGTTGCCGGAGAAGGTGTGAAAGAACCTCGTCTACTGCGTACTCGCTTAGGTGCTAACTTGCATGAGTTAACGGATGGTGAGCTAAGTGGTGATAATCAACGTATTATCTCAGGGTCAGTCCTGCATGGTCACACTGCGGATGACGAGCATGCCTGGTTAGGTCGTTTTCACAATCAGGTTAGTGTTATTCCGGAAGGCAATTATAAAGAGTTTTTGGGCTGGATACGCCCGGGCTCTGACTTGCACTCAGTAACACGTGCTTATGCCGGACACTTTAATCCGAAGAAGTTATTCAGCATGACAACGTCACTGAATGGTTCTTCACGTTCAATGGTTCCAATTGGTAACTACGAACGCGTAATGCCTTTGGACATTCTGCCAACATTACTGCTACGTGACTTGTTGTCAGGGGATACTGATGAAGGTCAGCAACTAGGTTGTCTGGAACTGGACGAGGAAGACCTCGCATTGTGCACTTATGTTTGCCCCGGGAAGTACGAATATGGCCCGGTGCTGCGTGACTGTCTCACTAAGATTGAGAAAGAAGGCTAA
- the fabV gene encoding enoyl-ACP reductase FabV — protein sequence MIIKPKIRGFICTNSHPVGCAENVKRQIEFVRNKPAITNGPKNVLVIGCSTGYGLASRITAAFGSEAHTLGVCFEKEPTEKKTATAGWYNTAAFHQEANKAGLAFHSINGDAFSDEIKQESIDYIKQNMGKIDLVVYSLASPKRKDPDSGEVYSSVLKPIGKQYTTKTYNTDKDQVHEVTLDPATDEDIANTVKVMGGEDWERWVKALHNAGVLAENCQTTAYTYIGKKLTLPIYGHATIGRAKEDLDRAASELVAECDDLNLKAYVSSLKALVTQASSAIPVMPLYISLIYKVMKEEGTHEGCIEQIYRLFTEGLYNSNPELDEAGRLHMDGYETNDKTQAKIEALWEQVTQDNFHQLADYEGYHQEFLHLFGFGFDNVDYDADIDPKVNW from the coding sequence ATGATCATTAAGCCAAAAATTCGCGGTTTTATCTGCACCAATTCTCATCCGGTGGGTTGTGCCGAAAACGTCAAACGTCAAATCGAATTTGTCCGTAATAAACCTGCCATCACCAATGGCCCTAAGAATGTTCTCGTCATAGGTTGCTCCACAGGTTACGGACTTGCCTCAAGAATTACTGCTGCCTTTGGCAGCGAAGCTCATACTCTCGGTGTTTGTTTTGAGAAAGAGCCTACGGAAAAGAAAACAGCGACAGCTGGTTGGTATAATACTGCCGCTTTTCATCAAGAAGCGAACAAAGCTGGTTTGGCTTTCCATTCAATTAATGGCGATGCATTTTCTGATGAAATTAAACAGGAAAGTATCGACTACATTAAACAAAACATGGGAAAAATTGACCTCGTTGTTTACAGCCTGGCATCACCTAAACGTAAAGACCCCGATAGCGGCGAAGTCTACAGTTCAGTGTTAAAGCCAATAGGCAAACAATACACAACTAAAACCTACAATACGGACAAAGATCAGGTACACGAAGTGACACTTGATCCGGCTACTGATGAAGATATTGCCAATACGGTAAAAGTCATGGGCGGTGAAGACTGGGAGCGCTGGGTTAAAGCTCTGCATAATGCAGGCGTGCTGGCCGAAAACTGCCAAACCACTGCTTATACCTACATAGGTAAAAAACTGACATTGCCAATTTATGGTCATGCAACCATTGGTCGTGCAAAAGAAGATCTTGATCGTGCGGCATCAGAACTTGTCGCCGAGTGCGATGATCTTAATCTGAAAGCTTACGTTTCTTCATTAAAGGCGTTGGTAACACAAGCCAGTTCGGCAATTCCTGTTATGCCTCTTTATATTTCATTAATTTATAAAGTCATGAAAGAAGAAGGCACGCACGAAGGTTGCATCGAACAGATTTATCGGCTGTTTACCGAAGGTTTATATAATAGTAACCCTGAGCTTGACGAAGCAGGTCGACTGCACATGGACGGTTACGAAACTAACGATAAGACTCAAGCGAAAATAGAAGCCCTTTGGGAGCAAGTCACTCAGGACAACTTCCATCAGCTTGCCGATTACGAAGGATATCATCAGGAGTTCCTGCATTTATTCGGTTTTGGCTTCGATAATGTCGATTATGACGCGGATATTGATCCAAAAGTAAACTGGTAA
- a CDS encoding BolA family protein yields MSIGLDIENKLREAFTPVHLEVADESHMHSGGANAESHFKVVLVTPKFSGERLINRHRAVNKILADELMNHIHALALHTYTQGEWEQLGESRRSPNCLGGSKIAAN; encoded by the coding sequence ATGTCTATTGGGCTAGATATTGAAAATAAATTGCGGGAAGCGTTTACTCCAGTACATCTGGAAGTCGCGGATGAAAGTCATATGCATTCAGGCGGAGCTAATGCTGAATCTCACTTTAAAGTGGTCTTAGTGACCCCTAAGTTCAGTGGAGAGAGACTTATTAACCGTCACCGTGCGGTTAATAAAATTTTAGCGGATGAACTAATGAATCATATCCATGCACTGGCGTTACACACCTATACCCAAGGTGAGTGGGAGCAATTGGGAGAGTCCAGACGTTCACCGAACTGTCTGGGTGGGTCGAAAATAGCGGCAAATTAA
- a CDS encoding capsule assembly Wzi family protein translates to MSSISFFRNTLIAGGLSLLMTPSALSSVWIEANDAELRNSLIVLAESGLIKTPIQQFPITWKSLLPELDALELKGLSPTQQLALRHVRHQLSQAQNGPKTRWYIGATDSEQVVQDYGDDTYEEGKISLSRSMHGTNWAARIQVNYRQDPFEGDHKKTLDGSYLAYNLNDWSFSLDSLPLRWGPAEHSSLLFSNNARPMPKIRIDYAPDYPPAGMNPFKISLFSAYQDDGYSDHYRVNGIRFSSQLFQHLWFGISAIEQSGDNRPDNRMLTADARTGFDWGTHQFSAYAELGIDRKLETDDKPVYTLGAQWMTGSKERRHSFTVEYSQLDGGEEHDFYSLDENQRQYFLNHQRNPGSPFPRESQTVSASYRQFSADGSAWTALVSHSKEKDDDTLSRALLRRTEPAFSGLVKLSLQYLDGSNYDGEVGVQLSGEWRF, encoded by the coding sequence ATGTCATCCATCTCATTTTTTCGTAACACACTTATTGCTGGTGGTCTTAGCTTACTCATGACCCCTTCTGCGCTTAGCTCCGTATGGATTGAAGCAAATGATGCGGAATTGCGGAACAGCTTGATTGTATTAGCTGAATCAGGGCTTATCAAAACACCCATTCAGCAATTTCCAATAACCTGGAAAAGCTTACTGCCGGAGTTGGATGCGCTTGAATTAAAAGGTTTGAGCCCAACCCAGCAATTAGCATTACGCCATGTGCGTCATCAATTATCACAAGCTCAGAATGGGCCTAAAACACGATGGTATATCGGTGCAACGGATAGCGAGCAGGTAGTTCAGGATTACGGCGACGACACCTATGAGGAAGGCAAAATTAGCCTAAGTCGCAGTATGCACGGTACAAACTGGGCGGCAAGAATTCAGGTAAACTATCGTCAGGACCCCTTTGAAGGTGATCACAAAAAGACTCTGGATGGCAGTTACTTAGCTTACAACCTGAATGACTGGAGCTTCAGTCTGGACTCACTGCCACTGCGTTGGGGGCCGGCAGAGCACAGCAGCTTGCTGTTTTCTAACAATGCACGCCCTATGCCTAAAATTCGAATCGATTACGCTCCTGATTATCCACCAGCCGGAATGAATCCATTCAAAATCAGTTTATTCAGCGCCTATCAGGACGACGGATACAGCGACCATTACCGGGTTAACGGCATCCGCTTCTCCAGTCAGTTATTTCAACATTTATGGTTCGGCATTAGCGCCATTGAGCAGAGCGGCGACAACCGCCCCGACAACCGGATGTTGACCGCCGATGCCAGAACCGGTTTCGACTGGGGGACTCATCAGTTTTCAGCTTACGCAGAACTGGGTATTGACCGAAAACTGGAAACCGACGACAAACCGGTATATACCCTGGGCGCACAATGGATGACAGGCTCTAAAGAACGTCGTCATAGCTTCACGGTTGAATACAGTCAGTTAGACGGCGGAGAAGAACACGACTTTTATTCGCTGGACGAAAATCAAAGACAATACTTTCTGAACCACCAGCGTAATCCCGGCTCGCCTTTCCCCCGTGAGAGTCAGACTGTATCTGCCAGCTATCGCCAGTTTTCAGCCGACGGTTCTGCCTGGACGGCGCTGGTCAGTCATAGTAAAGAAAAAGACGATGACACTCTGTCACGGGCTTTACTGCGGCGCACTGAACCTGCTTTTTCGGGGTTAGTTAAACTCTCTCTGCAATACCTTGACGGCAGCAATTACGACGGCGAAGTGGGCGTTCAATTGAGTGGAGAATGGCGCTTTTAA
- a CDS encoding PqiC family protein encodes MNSRYSFPKILKPFVTGAAIALLAGCSSNSYEITQYRLPHLSESAEALCHADKRPVFVGDSAAKPGLQLQQDETRWHSARQHRWSTPLAHQLQRSVQRLLLADNCEGKLTVWVDDFYGSNDSRAVVAGHWEYKSQDSQTVLKGTFTESTPLKSDGYPALVNALDEAWLNVMDTISLGVGQKLAR; translated from the coding sequence ATGAATAGCAGATATTCTTTTCCAAAAATACTCAAGCCGTTTGTTACTGGTGCAGCAATTGCGTTGCTCGCCGGGTGTTCCTCTAACTCATATGAGATAACGCAATATCGACTTCCACATTTGAGTGAGTCCGCGGAAGCCTTGTGTCATGCGGATAAGCGTCCTGTATTTGTGGGTGATTCAGCGGCGAAACCCGGGTTGCAGCTACAGCAGGATGAAACCCGCTGGCATAGTGCCCGGCAGCACCGTTGGAGTACGCCTCTGGCGCATCAACTTCAGCGTAGTGTTCAGCGCCTTTTGCTGGCTGACAATTGTGAAGGCAAGCTAACGGTTTGGGTTGACGATTTTTATGGAAGTAATGACTCACGGGCCGTTGTTGCGGGTCACTGGGAGTATAAAAGTCAGGATAGCCAGACGGTGTTGAAAGGAACCTTTACTGAAAGCACGCCGTTGAAAAGTGACGGCTATCCTGCGTTAGTCAATGCTCTGGATGAAGCCTGGCTTAATGTTATGGACACCATCAGCCTGGGAGTAGGGCAGAAGCTGGCGCGTTAA